The proteins below come from a single Tepidibacillus fermentans genomic window:
- a CDS encoding F0F1 ATP synthase subunit epsilon, which produces MSTIRLEIVTPERKVYDDDVNMVIVRGVEGELGILPKHAPFVTPLVISAMRIKKGKEEQIVAISGGFLEVSQNKVVVLAEAAELPEEIDVNRALAAKERAEKRLAQSSAEELDFKRAQLALQRALNRISVAEKK; this is translated from the coding sequence ATGAGTACGATTCGATTAGAAATCGTAACGCCGGAGCGGAAAGTATATGACGATGACGTGAATATGGTCATAGTAAGAGGAGTTGAAGGTGAATTAGGAATTTTACCGAAACATGCTCCATTTGTTACACCATTAGTTATTTCCGCAATGCGCATCAAAAAAGGAAAAGAAGAACAAATCGTAGCAATTAGTGGCGGCTTTCTTGAAGTAAGCCAAAATAAAGTCGTGGTTCTAGCTGAAGCTGCAGAATTACCTGAGGAAATCGATGTTAATCGGGCGTTGGCTGCTAAGGAAAGGGCAGAAAAACGACTAGCCCAATCAAGTGCTGAAGAACTCGATTTCAAACGGGCACAACTAGCACTTCAAAGGGCTTTAAATCGTATAAGTGTTGCAGAAAAGAAATAA